One genomic segment of Megalopta genalis isolate 19385.01 unplaced genomic scaffold, iyMegGena1_principal scaffold0060, whole genome shotgun sequence includes these proteins:
- the LOC143261656 gene encoding uncharacterized protein LOC143261656 yields MANGAPIQGQAVPECKPIFRVHAVFLIEGAAMSSRQVYLVREDLDRSVEAFKGYPYYCLDLPPCLMCRKGCAAARSVLQDGSGQGIPRGIKEVLLAAVIYYGHMRVHSAVVNRTVYLHFALNCRGFLEID; encoded by the exons GGGCACCGATCCAAGGGCAGGCTGTTCCAGAATGTAAACCCATCTTCCGGGTCCATGCAGTATTCCTTATCGAGGGGGCAGCGATGTCCAGTAGGCAGGTATATTTGGTTAGAGAAGATCTTGACCGGAGTGTTGAAGCTTTTAAGGGTTATCCTTATTATTGCCTGGACCTACCACCTTGTCTCATGTGCCGAAAGGGTTGTGCCGCCGCACGTTCCGTCTTGCAGGATGGATCCGGCCAGG gtATCCCGCGGGGTATTAAGGAGGTAttgttggcggccgttatttACTATGGACATATGCGAGTGCATTCCGCAGTAGTAAATCGTACGGTCTATCTCCACTTTGCACTGAACTGCCGTGGCTTCCTCGAAATCGACTAG